The window AATTTGTTGCTATTGTGGGACCGTCCGGGTCAGGAAAGTCTACCTTGATGAATATGCTGGGATGTCTGGATGTACCTACAACCGGAAATTATGTTTTAGACGGGCATGAGGTCAGCAAGTTAAACGACAGCCAGCTTGCTGAAATAAGAAATAAAAAAATAGGCTTTATTTTTCAGGGCTTTAACCTTCTGAAAAAGCTTACGGCTATTGAAAATGTGGAACTTCCATTAATCTATCAGGGTATAGGCCACAAGGAAAGGCATAGAAGAAGTGTAGAAGCGTTAGAACTGGTGGGATTGGGAGATAGAATTTACCACACACCGAATGAATTGTCAGGAGGTCAGCAGCAAAGAGTCGCAATAGCACGTGCACTTGTAAGCAATCCACCCCTAATTCTGGCAGATGAACCTACCGGAAACCTGGATACTAAATCAGGTATGGAAATTATGAAGACCTTACACGAACTTCATAAAAAGGGAAATACAATTGTACTGATAACCCATGATAACAATGTAGCTGCTCAGGCTCAAAGAATTATTAATATTCAGGATGGCATGATTACCGAGGATAAGGAGGCGGTGTAGATGGGTTTTTTTCAAGCCTATAAAATGGCTTTGAAAAGTATATCAGGCAATAAGGTAAGAGCATTTCTTACAATGTTGGGAGTAATAATAGGTGTGGGCTCCGTTATAACCGCTGTGGCATTTGCTCAGGGAAGTACTAAAAGTATAACGGATTCAATTGAAGGACTGGGCAGTAACCTTATATCAATAAATATTACAGGAAGAAACAGCAACAGAAATATAACCTATGACGAACTTAAAACTTTTGCAGATGAAAATTCAAAGGATATCAGTATGATAGCTCCTGTAGTAAACGGCAGTATGACATTGAAGGCGGGGACAAAAAGCAGAAATACAACGGTGGTTGGAACAAGTGAAGAGTATGAGTATATAAGGAGCAGACACGTACAGTCAGGACGTTTTATTTTATCCTTTGACAATGATTACAAGCTGAAAACCGCAGTAATAGGAACTGCGGTTGCCAATGACCTGTTTACGGGACAGAATCCTGTAGGTCAGACACTGAAAATAAACGGACAGGTGTTCAAAGTAGTAGGTGTACTCCAACAGATTGACGGAGGACATGATTCATCTAGTGATGATCAGGTAATCATTCCGGTTACGGTTGCACAAAGATTAAGCAAAAACGGCAGAATATCCAACTTTACGGTACAGGCTGCAGACGCTGTTTCTGTAGAAACTGCCATGGCGAAGCTCAATGTATACTTAACAGGAATTTACGGCAGTGCAGATGCATTTACGGTAACTAATCAAGCACAGATGCTGTCCACTCTGAATTCAATAACGGATACACTTATGGTGGTTCTTGGCGGTATTGCAGCCATTTCACTTATAGTAGGTGGAATCGGAATCATGAACATAATGTTGGTTTCGGTTACGGAAAGAACCAGAGAGATAGGTATTAGAAAAGCAATAGGTGCCAAGCGTAAAAATATTCTGATACAGTTTTTAATTGAGGCAATTATGATAACAGGAATTGGCGGTGTCTTGGGGATTTTAATCGGGTTGTTCTGCATACGGTTTATAATTGGAGGATTCAATATAACCACTCCGGTATATTCACCTTTCTGGATGCTGCTTTCCTTTGGAATATCGCTGGGTGTGGGTGTTATATTCGGTATGTTTCCCGCATACAAAGCTGCAAGGCTTAACCCCATAGAGGCACTTAGATTTGAATAGAAGTAAACTTAACAGGAGGTTAAAAAATGTTCAAAAAGATACTGGCATTAACACTGGCTTTAATTATAGCTTTATCAACAATTGCATTTGCAGCCAATACACCTTCCCAGACTGTATGGAAGGATTCATTAAATGAACTTAAATCATTGGGAGTAATCACTAATTCGGATTTTAAGACAACGGGGAATATGTCAAGAGCAATATTCTCAAAAATAATAGTAACAGCTACAGGAAATAATGATATGGCCAAATCACTTGCAGGCTCATCAACCTTTGCCGATGTATCTGCACAATCAGCTTACTGCGGATATATAAATGCAGCCATTAAAAAGGGCTACATGTCCGCATTGGCAGACGGAAGCTTCAGACCCAATAATGCACTTACAATGGCTCAAATATGTACTGCTGTTATCAGGGCTTTGGGATACACAGACAGCGACATTGCAGGAGGATGGCCCGGAGGATATATAGAAAAAGCGACAAACCTTGGTATCACAAAAGACTTTGCCTTGAAAAGCGGGGACTCAGTTCCTATAACTACCGCAATAGTAATTGTTGACAGAATGATGAATACATACATAAAGAGGGTAAACTCAGGAGATGAAGATAAAACCCTAAAAGATTCCATAGGTTTGGTTGACGACCAGAGCAACCTTACATATGGAAAACCTGAAATTGCATTTAATTTTAGGCCAAGCACAAAGAAGCTGGGAAGTATAACTTTTAATACAAGCTTACCTATACTAAAAAACACTGTAAACAATTCAGTTACTCCTGCAGCGAATACTGTAGGAGAATCCATAACTATAAACGATATAAAGGATAAGGACGTTGTCTATCCCGTATATAACAAGCTGAATATACTTATTTATTACCTTGTTGTAGACAACAAAGTTGACGGACAGATTACAAGCATTCTGCCAAGCAAATATGCGCCCAAATCCATAAAAATAAACAGTATAGAATATCAGCTTGGAGATTACGCAAACCTGAGCAGATTCAATTCTTCAAAGGGAGCTTTTAAGGTGGGCGACACAGTATCCGTAGTCTTGGGGTATGATGGAAAAATAATTGAAGGGTATTATACCGACAATTCCGACAATAAGGACTATGCATTTGTTCAAAACACCTCAACTGTTGTATCAAAAGATGCAGCGGACTACGGGAAACTTTATTATACGGTGGATTTAATGCTTATAGATGGTACTACAAAGACCTTTAAGGTAAAAGAGGACCCGGGGCAATACAAATGGAGGCTGGTAAAATATTCAGCTGTTACAGACGATACAATAACACTGATGAGCCTTAATTATATGACTCCAACAGAGGTTATGTTTGATAAATATGAAAAGAAAATTAATCAGAGCTATGCTGCGGATAACATAAAAATATTTAATTACACTGATTCTACAGTGAGACTTGTAAATATAAACGATATTCCAAACGGAATACTCAGAGCCGGAAAGGTACAGTATATAGGAAATAGCGGTGATTTTTCTGATGTAAATATCATGCTTATAAACGATGTCTTTGAGGAACAGTATAAAAACTGTGTAGTTCAGAAAATACAAGTCCCTGACGGAAGAGTAAATTCATATACCTACACGTTATTATCAGGTTCAAATAAATATACATATACAACGCAGGCTGAAATACCGGGAGCCACTGTCGGAGCAATATTCAAAATGAAAATGTATAATAACAGTATAAATTCTTTTGTACAAATTAAAGACCCTGATGCTTTGGGCTGGTTTGTTCAGGCTTTAGACAGCAAGCGCATTATGATTAATAACTGGGTTTATATGTTCAATCCTGAAATGACGGTGTATTTAGTAGATTACGCAGGAGACATTTCCGTAAAAAAAGTAGCTGATATAGTCACCGGGACAAACGCCGCCTATACCTCAGTTAAGCTTTACTGTGACAGACCTCTCAACAATGGTGGAAAGGTTCAGACAATAGTTATAAGTATGAAATAGCTTCATAAAAAATAATAAGAATATTGAAGGCGGAAGATGTAACCCTTAGCAGTTATGGCTAAGGGTTACATCTTTTTTAACTCAGAAATGAGAAAAAAATTTTCCATGGAAAAATTGTATAAATTTGCTGATTTTACTAATAATAATATCAACAACAGCTTGGAGGTGAAAAAATGAATTCTGATTCAGGTACTTCTGAATGGGAGAAATGGAAATCCAGCCTGGGAAAGGTAGTGAATACAGCAGAGGCAGCAGGCATGTCGGAGAGGACAGTTGACGGTATTGCATATAGAGTCGGGAACGTACTTAATGCAGTTGCAGATCCAAACAATGTTCATCAACGAGTTTTGAAAGAACTCTGGAAAGTAGGAGATGATGAAGAAAAAAAGACTCTTGCCAATATGATTGTAAAATTGGTAAAAAGTGATGATTAAGCTTATTTTAAAAGCCTTATGATCCTAAACAAAAGGATTATATATAAATTACAAACAATATAGGAGGAAACTTTTTATGAAAAAGATTTTTGCATTAGTTATAACATTAGGTTTAATTTTAAGTATGGCAGCGTGTAATAAGGCAGGAACTCCGGGGCCTTCAACAACATCACCATCACCGACTGTAAAGACACCAACAACATCATCACCTAGTACATCTACATCTACATCCTCTGCTCAAACATCCCCCGGAAAGTCATCTCCATCAGCGTCAACAGCCACTCCTTCAAAGTCAGCACAGGCAGGAAGCTATAAGGATGGAACCTATTCTGCAAAAGGTGATGCATGGGAAAATGGACAGGAAGAAGCTATGGTAACTGTTAAGAACGGAAAAATTTCCGACGTATCACTGAAAAGATTAACCAAGGATGGAAAGGCTGAAGTTGACTATAGTTTGTTTGACGGTAAGGTTCATAATGGAAAACAGTACCCTAATCTTAAAGAATTTAAAGAAACAATGGCAAAGAATATGGTTCAAAAACAAAGTGCACAGGTTGACACAATTGCAAGTGCAACAACAACAACAAAGAATTGGACAATTGCAGCACAGAGAGCACTTGATAAAGCAAAGAAATAAATCAAAAAAATCCGGGAATATAAACATGTATATATTCCCGGATTTTTTTATGGGATTATTGTATAATTATGCATATTGCATTTTTATATTAAATGGAGTTAAAATAAGACCATAAAAACTGGCAGAGTAGATTTTTGTGCGTCAAGTGCCGGAAGGACGGGAAGTTGCCTTTCGGACGAAAAGCAATAGCTTTTATTGTTTGCGGTACAGATTTCGCATTCCGCTGCCACCAAAAAGGGAATACCTCTTTTGTGTGGCTTCAACTATTTTTAGGGGCTTTTTATTTAGTCCACACATAAAAAGGAGGTATACATAATGTATGCAAACGTCAAAAAAATGGTTTTGGCAAGTCTTTTCATTGCCATTGAAATTATCACTACAAGATTTTTATCTATTCAGACTCCAATTATCAGAATATCATTGGATTTTATTCCGCTGGCTTTATCGGCAATTATACTTGGACCCTATATGGCAGGTGTAGTAGCTGCAATAGCTGATATTTTCGGTATGCTGATTTTCTCAACAGGAGGAGCCTACTTCCCGGGCTTCACATTAAGCGCTTTTGTATCGGGATTCTTGTACGGGGTAATCCTATATCAAAAGAAGATAACAATAAAAAGATGCTTTTTTGCAGTTCTTACAGTAATAATTTCAACATCCCTTGTACTTAATACAGTTTGGCTGGTTATTATAACAAACAAGGCAGCATTTGCCATATTAAGTGCCAGAGTTGTAAAAGACTTAATAATGCTGCCAATACAAACCATTTTTATTTATTATGTATGGCATGCAATTGAATCTACAGTGAAAAGTACTTTATCATTCAATAAGACTTTTTAAAAGTAAATACGTATTTATTATAAATGAATATTTAGGAGTTGAGGAATTTGAATAAAAAGTTTTTTTCATCTATAGCAATTATATCAGTTGTTAGTATGCTTATTCTTACAGCAGGCTGTGGTGTCAGGATAAACGGTAAGGATTATACTATATTCAAGGCAAATCAAGAAGTTGATAGTAAGGGTGGGGATGTTGCTTCTGAAGAAACCAGTGGAAGTGGAACTGTAGAGGGCAACAATAAAATCACTGAAAAAGTTGGAACAGGAGAAGTGCTTACCATTAGCAATAGTGCTGGAAACATAACAGTTAAAAAGTCTGACGATACCAACCTCGTTGTGGAAGTTCAAAAAAAGATTAGAGGAGTATCTTCGCAAAAAATAAAAGATGCATTCCGCAGTGCTAACTTGCGTTTGGAAAGAGATGGGAAAAGCTTGAATGTTGTATTAGAGACAAAAGACGGTGAGAATTTTTGGGACTGGAATAAGCACGAATTAAGCCTTTTGAAGTGCAGTGTGAATTATATTGTATCGGTTCCGGAGGGCTTAAAGGAAATAAACGCAGAGACCGGAGCAGGTAATATTGATATCAAAGACGTATCTGTCATGATAACTGCCAATACCGGTGCAGGAAACATTGACCTTGATAATGTTTCTGCTACAGGAGAAATAACTCTGGAAACTGGCACGGGCAATGTAGATTTTGACGGAAATATAGAGAAAGTTACTACATTTAATGCTTCAACAGGAGTTGGAAATGTTAGATTTAAAGTACCTGAGAATACAAAAATGTCTCTTAATGCAGAAACAGGTCTTGGACATTTATCCGGATTTTTTGTAGATTCAGATAAGAAAGTCAATAATAGTTTTAACGGAGACATAAACGGAGGCGGTCCGGAGGTTGAGCTAAGTACAGGTGTTGGAAACACAGAGGTCGAGAAAAAATAAAATAAAAGCCGTTCATAACATTAAATAAAAGGTATGAACGGCTTTATATATTTTGTTATAAGACTGCCTTTAGCGAATGCCATAAAATATCACATAGCTCGCAATTATTATCACCGGAATACATTTCAGATAAAGAAGAAACTTTTCCCATATCAAAGGTTTTGTCATCAAATGCAACTGACAGGGAAAAATCGCAATCTCCAAAATTTTTGCGCTCAAGAATATCAATCATTTGTCCTATATCCAGCAGAGGAAGACAATCCTCTTTGTTAAAGGATTCAGGTCTTTGAAGTTCAAAACTGAAATCTTCATCTATAGAGAAATCCTCTGCAAAATCATCATTCAGACTATCATCATGATGTTCTGTATCAGTATCTGCATCGCTTTCAGAATTATTTTCATCCGGCATTGTGAAGATATTATCAGGCAAAAACTTCATATCATAGAGAATAATGTCATTACGTTTGGATATGTTGAGTCCCCCGATAACAAATGTAATCTGATTGTATTTTTCCTCGGCGGCGTCTACACAAACACTGGCAACTGCAACATCGTATGCCTGAGGCATCCATAAATCACAGAGATTTTGCTTTTGCTCAACTGTAAGTTCCGCAAGGTCTTTATCAGTTATTCTTAATTTCATATTATCTTCCTCCGACTTCAATTTGCTTTTAAAAGTTACGGAAAATTGTACCAATTATACCCGTAAAATTATTATATTATAAAGTTTGATTCTTGTCATAAATATTTTATTTTTTTGTCGGTATAATACATCGTACAGCTTTAAAGTTAGTTTATAACACTTGACAGAGAACACAAGTTTGATAAATAATGTTTAGGTGGATGATTATACAAGTATTTTATGGAGGTTTTACAAATGACAAAGGATAGTAGAAAGAATGAATATGGGAATGAGAGTATTTCATCGCTCAAAGGGGCTGACAGAGTAAGACTTCGCCCGGGCGTTATATTCGGCTCGGATGGGTTGGACGGCTGTGAACATTCTTTCTTTGAAATTTTGTCAAACTCAATAGATGAGGCAAGAGAAGGCCATGGAAATGTAATAGAGGTTACAAGGTTTGCAGACAAATCAATAATGATTCAGGACTGGGGAAGAGGTTTGCCTGTAGATTACAACACAAAAGAGGAACGCTTCAATTGGGAGCTGGTTTATTGTGAACTGTATGCAGGAGGAAAGTATCAGAATAACTCCGGTGAAAATTATGAGTACAGTCTTGGCCTAAACGGACTTGGAGCATGTGCAACCCAATACAGTTCTGAATATTTTGATGTTACTGTTTTCCGTGACGGATACAGGTACGACCTTCACTTTGAAAAGGGTGAAAATGTGGGAGGCCTGAAAAAAGAGAAATGTAAATATGATAAAACGTCAACCATTCAAAAATGGAGACCGGATATAGATGTTTTCACTGAAATACATATCCCTCTGGAGCATTTTCAGACTGTATTAAAAAAACAGGCGGTAGTTAATGCAGGACTTAAATTTATTTTAAAAGATGAAGAATCAGGGGAAACCTTTATATACCTCTATGAAAACGGAATAGTTGACTATGTAAAGGAAATAACAAAAGAAACAGGATTTACCGAAATTCAATACTATGAAGGTTCTACAAAGGGCAGGGACAGAGAAGACAAGCCGGAATACAAGGTTAAAATGCAGATAGCCTTCTGTTTTAACAATCAAACCAACCTTTTGGAATACTATCATAATTCAAGCTTTCTTGAATATGGTGGCGCTCCTGACAAAGCTGTAAAAAATGCATTAATATACGAAATTGACAAAGGGATAAAGGCAAGAGGAAAGTATAATAAGGACGAATCAAAAATAACCTTTGCGGACATTGAGGACAGTCTTATTTTGGTGGTTAATTCTTTTTCAACAATAACCAGTTATGAGAACCAGACAAAGAAATCCATAACCAACAAGTTTATTCAGGAAGCTATGACGGACTTCTTCAAGCAGCAACTGGAAATATATTTTATAGAAAATAAATTTGAGAGTGATAAAATAATAGAGCAGATTCTGGTTAACAAAAGGAGCAGGGAAACTGCTGAAAAGACTAGAATAAATATAAAAAAGAAACTTAGCGGTAATGTAGATATTTCCAACAGGGTAAAGAAATTTGTTGACTGTCGTACAAAAGACATAACCAAAAGAGAAATCTATATAGTTGAGGGAGATTCTGCACTGGGAGCTTGTAAACTGGGCAGAGATGCTGAATTTCAGGCAATCATGCCTGTAAGAGGAAAAATACTCAACTGTCTTAAAGCTGAGTATGACAGCATATTCAAAAATGAAATAATTGTAGACCTTCTCAAGGTACTTGGCTGCGGTGTAGAAATAAAATCAAAGCATAACAAGGATTTAAATACCTTCGACATGGCAAATCTCAGGTGGGACAAGGTAATTATATGTACTGATGCAGATGTGGACGGTTTCCAAATAAGAACTCTTATATTGACAATGCTTTACAGACTTGTGCCTACGCTATTAACAGAAGGAAAAGTGTTTATAGCCGAGTCACCTCTGTTTGAAATAACCTGTAAGAACAAAGCTTACTTTGCGTATACGGAGAAGGAAAAGGCAGAAATTCTGGCAAAGCTCAAAGACAGTAAATATACAATTCAGCGTTCAAAAGGACTTGGAGAAAATGAGCCGGAAATGATGTGGCAGACAACTATGAACCCTGCTTCAAGAAGGCTGATAAAGGTAATGCCAAGTGACGTTGAAAAAACTACTATGATGTTTGATGTGCTTTTAGGAGACAATCTGGCAGGCAGAAAACAGTTTATAGAGGATAATGGCAGCAAATATCTTGATATGATAGATGTCAGCTAACCACTTTAAATATATCGGAATAAAGGAAAGAGGCAAAAAATGACTCATAAAAATCTGGTTGAACAAAATATTACAGATACTCTGGAAAGTAACTATATGCCTTATGCGATGAGTGTTATAGTCTCCAGAGCTATACCTGAAATCGACGGTTTTAAACCTTCACACAGGAAGCTTCTTTATACAATGTATAAGATGTCACTTTTGGCAGGAGCAAAAACCAAGTCTTCCAACATTGTAGGACAAACCATGAAACTGAATCCCCATGGAGATATGGCTATTTATGAGACAATGGTGAGAATGACCAGGGGTAATAATGCTTTGCTTCATCCATTTATAGATTCAAAAGGAAATTTCGGAAAGCAATATTCAAGGGATATGAAGTTTGCAGCACCAAGGTATACTGAAGCTAAGCTTGATAAGCTATGTGAAGAAATTTTTAAAGATATTGATAAAAACACAGTTGATTTTGTTGACAATTATGATGGAACAATGAAAGAGCCTGTTTTATTGCCAACTACTTTTCCAAGTATTCTGGTGAATTCAAATCAGGGTATAGCTGTTGGAATGGCCAGTAATATATGCAGTTTCAATCTTGAAGAAATATGTAAAACAACATCCGCACTTATTGATGATGAAAATATTGTTATCGAAGATTATCTTCAAGCCCCTGATTTTTCCTCGGGAGGCCAGCTGATATATTCTGCAAAGGAAATAAGGGATATATACAACAACGGAAGAGGGAGCTTCAAGGTTCGTGCAAAATATAATTACGATAACAAAAACAATTGCATTGAAATTGTAGAAATACCTTATACAACAACGGTGGAAGCTATTATTGACCAGATTATAGAGCTGATAAAGGGTGGTAAAATCAAGGAAATAACTGATGTAAGGGATGAAACTGATTTAAGCGGTCTGAAACTGACTCTTGACCTCAGAAAGAATACTGACCCGGATATGCTTATGAAAAAACTTTTCAAGCTTACACCATTACAGGACAGCTTTAACTGTAATTTCAACATTCTTATAAACGGCAGACCGAGAGTAATGGGTGTCAGGACTATTCTGAATGAGTGGCTGTCTTTCAGAGTTGACTGTATAAAACGTCAGATATTATATGATATACAAAAAAAGAGCGACAAGCTACATTTGTTAATGGGTCTCAAAAAGATACTTTTAGACATTGACAAGGCAATTGAAATTATTAGAAAGACTGAACAGGAAGTTATGGTTGTACCGAACCTGATATCCGGCTTTGATATAGACCAGATACAGGCTGAGTACATAGCGGAAATCAAGCTGAGGAACCTTAACAAGGAATATATACTCAACAGGGTAGGCGAGACGGACAGCCTCATAAAGGAGATAGCAGAACTAAAGGATACCCACGGGAACCATAAGAAAGTAAAAAAGATTATCCAAAAGCAGCTTAGTGAGATAGCTAAAAAGTTCGGTAAACCAAGGCGTACCGAAATCATTAGTGATGAGCAGGTGGAAGAAATCACCACAGAACATTTCATAGAAGACTACAATTTAAAGATATTTCTTACTGAGCAAAACTACCTTAAAAAGATACCATTGGTTTCTTTGAGGGCAAATCCTGAGCATAAGTTAAAGGATGAAGATACAATAGTTCAGGAAATAGAGACACATAATAAGGCTGATTTACTCCTGTTTACCAATAAATTTAACGTTTATAAATCAAAGATTTATGAAATACCGGACTGTAAGGCAAGCAGTTTGGGAGAATATCTTACAAATCTTCTTGGTCTGGACAGTGATGAAAAAATAATATATATTACTGCAACGGATAATTACGAAGGTTATATGCTGTTTTTCTATGAAAACGGGAAGGGTGCTAAAATTGATTTGTCAGGGTATGCCACCAAGACAAACAGGAAAAAGCTTGCGAATGCTTACTACAATGGTTCACCACTAATAAGAATGTTTTTTGCAACTGAGGATATTGAGTTGATTGCCATAAGCAGCATTAACAAGATGCTGGTGTTTAATACAGAAAGTATTGGTGTTAAAACAACAAAAAATTCACAGGGAGTTCAGATTCTTACTTCTAAAAAAGGTAGTATTATGACAGGCATAAAAACATTGGATGAAAAGGTATTATCTAATATTGATTACTATAGGACGAAAAATATTCCGGCAATAGGTTGTTACATTAAAGAAGAAGACAAGACTGAAAAGCAGATGAGTTTGGATTTAGTATAATATATATATAGTATCTGACAATTTGTCAGGTACTTTTTTATTACACGTTGAATTTTGCAGTTTACTCCATTATCGAAATTCAATACAGGTACCGGGATTTTCAGATGATTTTCATATTCATACTGGCAGCATCAGGCGCCAGGTATCTGGCTTATCTTATAAAGAACAGTCTGGAATTATGGCACCAAAGAATATACTTGACAACAGTTGATAAAACTATAAAATAAGTATAGCAAAAAATATATATTTTGGAAGGAATACTGACTATGAACAAAAATCCTATTGTTACATTTGAAATGGAAAACGGGAATATTATGAAGGCAGAACTGTATCCTGAAATTGCTCCCAATACCGTTAATAACTTTATTTCTCTTATAAATAAAGGTTTTTATAATGGAGTTATATTTCACAGAGTAATTCCCGGCTTTATGATACAGG of the Ruminiclostridium papyrosolvens DSM 2782 genome contains:
- a CDS encoding ABC transporter permease; this translates as MGFFQAYKMALKSISGNKVRAFLTMLGVIIGVGSVITAVAFAQGSTKSITDSIEGLGSNLISINITGRNSNRNITYDELKTFADENSKDISMIAPVVNGSMTLKAGTKSRNTTVVGTSEEYEYIRSRHVQSGRFILSFDNDYKLKTAVIGTAVANDLFTGQNPVGQTLKINGQVFKVVGVLQQIDGGHDSSSDDQVIIPVTVAQRLSKNGRISNFTVQAADAVSVETAMAKLNVYLTGIYGSADAFTVTNQAQMLSTLNSITDTLMVVLGGIAAISLIVGGIGIMNIMLVSVTERTREIGIRKAIGAKRKNILIQFLIEAIMITGIGGVLGILIGLFCIRFIIGGFNITTPVYSPFWMLLSFGISLGVGVIFGMFPAYKAARLNPIEALRFE
- a CDS encoding DUF3243 domain-containing protein, translated to MNSDSGTSEWEKWKSSLGKVVNTAEAAGMSERTVDGIAYRVGNVLNAVADPNNVHQRVLKELWKVGDDEEKKTLANMIVKLVKSDD
- a CDS encoding folate family ECF transporter S component, producing MYANVKKMVLASLFIAIEIITTRFLSIQTPIIRISLDFIPLALSAIILGPYMAGVVAAIADIFGMLIFSTGGAYFPGFTLSAFVSGFLYGVILYQKKITIKRCFFAVLTVIISTSLVLNTVWLVIITNKAAFAILSARVVKDLIMLPIQTIFIYYVWHAIESTVKSTLSFNKTF
- a CDS encoding S-layer homology domain-containing protein, producing the protein MFKKILALTLALIIALSTIAFAANTPSQTVWKDSLNELKSLGVITNSDFKTTGNMSRAIFSKIIVTATGNNDMAKSLAGSSTFADVSAQSAYCGYINAAIKKGYMSALADGSFRPNNALTMAQICTAVIRALGYTDSDIAGGWPGGYIEKATNLGITKDFALKSGDSVPITTAIVIVDRMMNTYIKRVNSGDEDKTLKDSIGLVDDQSNLTYGKPEIAFNFRPSTKKLGSITFNTSLPILKNTVNNSVTPAANTVGESITINDIKDKDVVYPVYNKLNILIYYLVVDNKVDGQITSILPSKYAPKSIKINSIEYQLGDYANLSRFNSSKGAFKVGDTVSVVLGYDGKIIEGYYTDNSDNKDYAFVQNTSTVVSKDAADYGKLYYTVDLMLIDGTTKTFKVKEDPGQYKWRLVKYSAVTDDTITLMSLNYMTPTEVMFDKYEKKINQSYAADNIKIFNYTDSTVRLVNINDIPNGILRAGKVQYIGNSGDFSDVNIMLINDVFEEQYKNCVVQKIQVPDGRVNSYTYTLLSGSNKYTYTTQAEIPGATVGAIFKMKMYNNSINSFVQIKDPDALGWFVQALDSKRIMINNWVYMFNPEMTVYLVDYAGDISVKKVADIVTGTNAAYTSVKLYCDRPLNNGGKVQTIVISMK
- a CDS encoding DNA gyrase/topoisomerase IV subunit B; translation: MTKDSRKNEYGNESISSLKGADRVRLRPGVIFGSDGLDGCEHSFFEILSNSIDEAREGHGNVIEVTRFADKSIMIQDWGRGLPVDYNTKEERFNWELVYCELYAGGKYQNNSGENYEYSLGLNGLGACATQYSSEYFDVTVFRDGYRYDLHFEKGENVGGLKKEKCKYDKTSTIQKWRPDIDVFTEIHIPLEHFQTVLKKQAVVNAGLKFILKDEESGETFIYLYENGIVDYVKEITKETGFTEIQYYEGSTKGRDREDKPEYKVKMQIAFCFNNQTNLLEYYHNSSFLEYGGAPDKAVKNALIYEIDKGIKARGKYNKDESKITFADIEDSLILVVNSFSTITSYENQTKKSITNKFIQEAMTDFFKQQLEIYFIENKFESDKIIEQILVNKRSRETAEKTRINIKKKLSGNVDISNRVKKFVDCRTKDITKREIYIVEGDSALGACKLGRDAEFQAIMPVRGKILNCLKAEYDSIFKNEIIVDLLKVLGCGVEIKSKHNKDLNTFDMANLRWDKVIICTDADVDGFQIRTLILTMLYRLVPTLLTEGKVFIAESPLFEITCKNKAYFAYTEKEKAEILAKLKDSKYTIQRSKGLGENEPEMMWQTTMNPASRRLIKVMPSDVEKTTMMFDVLLGDNLAGRKQFIEDNGSKYLDMIDVS
- a CDS encoding DUF4097 family beta strand repeat-containing protein, producing the protein MNKKFFSSIAIISVVSMLILTAGCGVRINGKDYTIFKANQEVDSKGGDVASEETSGSGTVEGNNKITEKVGTGEVLTISNSAGNITVKKSDDTNLVVEVQKKIRGVSSQKIKDAFRSANLRLERDGKSLNVVLETKDGENFWDWNKHELSLLKCSVNYIVSVPEGLKEINAETGAGNIDIKDVSVMITANTGAGNIDLDNVSATGEITLETGTGNVDFDGNIEKVTTFNASTGVGNVRFKVPENTKMSLNAETGLGHLSGFFVDSDKKVNNSFNGDINGGGPEVELSTGVGNTEVEKK
- a CDS encoding FMN-binding protein, with translation MKKIFALVITLGLILSMAACNKAGTPGPSTTSPSPTVKTPTTSSPSTSTSTSSAQTSPGKSSPSASTATPSKSAQAGSYKDGTYSAKGDAWENGQEEAMVTVKNGKISDVSLKRLTKDGKAEVDYSLFDGKVHNGKQYPNLKEFKETMAKNMVQKQSAQVDTIASATTTTKNWTIAAQRALDKAKK
- a CDS encoding ABC transporter ATP-binding protein, whose translation is MIQISDMCKIYNMGDNSIYALNNVSLHIYKHEFVAIVGPSGSGKSTLMNMLGCLDVPTTGNYVLDGHEVSKLNDSQLAEIRNKKIGFIFQGFNLLKKLTAIENVELPLIYQGIGHKERHRRSVEALELVGLGDRIYHTPNELSGGQQQRVAIARALVSNPPLILADEPTGNLDTKSGMEIMKTLHELHKKGNTIVLITHDNNVAAQAQRIINIQDGMITEDKEAV